Proteins encoded by one window of Lathyrus oleraceus cultivar Zhongwan6 chromosome 1, CAAS_Psat_ZW6_1.0, whole genome shotgun sequence:
- the LOC127082004 gene encoding embryonic protein DC-8 produces the protein MAAMFITRNAIFRFSKSFPNVPSLSLPKPSRVFVASASHQSDWRNAADGKRNSSMDWAYNSTSKARQDADEIADRERKTLNGDVDSEDVKQYVRDAKERTKEAANRAAENADSAGVKSRDYAYDAKEKTKDAANRAAENVESAGEKAKDYAYDAKERTKDAANRAAENAESVGEKARDYAYDAKERTKEAAQNAGETAKDYAYGAKERTKEAAESAGETARDYAYDATDKTKEAVGTVADKTKEGAKKTAEMTKEGAEKTAETTGEVAGAATEALKSAGEMAKRTAQGAWETAKDATQKIKETVVGKDDDDNDRGGGVGAVVDEYDVELKRKGYGESKGYDKSKGYGENKGYDQNRGY, from the exons ATGGCAGCAATGTTCATCACCAGAAACGCTATCTTCCGCTTCTCAAAGTCTTTTCCTAACGTCCCTTCACTCTCCCTTCCTAAACCCTCCAGAGTATTCGTCGCTTCTGCTTCCCACCAATCCGAC TGGAGAAATGCAGCAGATGGAAAGAGAAATTCTTCAATGGATTGGGCTTATAATTCTACGTCGAAGGCAAGACAGGATGCAGATGAAATAGCCGACAGAGAAAGAAAAACGTTAAACGGCGATGTAGATTCAGAGGACGTGAAACAATACGTGCGTGATGCGAAAGAGAGGACTAAGGAGGCTGCAAATAGGGCTGCAGAGAATGCTGATAGTGCTGGAGTGAAATCAAGAGATTATGCTTATGATGCAAAAGAGAAGACCAAGGATGCTGCAAATAGGGCTGCAGAGAATGTTGAAAGTGCTGGAGAGAAAGCAAAAGACTATGCTTATGATGCAAAAGAGAGGACAAAGGATGCTGCAAATAGGGCTGCAGAGAATGCTGAAAGTGTTGGAGAGAAAGCAAGAGACTATGCTTATGATGCAAAGGAAAGAACCAAGGAAGCAGCACAGAATGCCGGAGAGACTGCTAAAGATTATGCTTATGGTGCAAAAGAGAGAACCAAGGAAGCAGCAGAGAGTGCTGGAGAGACGGCTAGAGATTATGCTTATGATGCAACGGATAAAACGAAAGAAGCAGTGGGTACTGTGGCTGATAAGACAAAGGAAGGTGCTAAGAAAACAGCGGAGATGACAAAGGAAGGGGCTGAGAAAACGGCGGAGACTACCGGAGAGGTTGCTGGGGCGGCGACTGAGGCTCTGAAGAGTGCAGGAGAGATGGCGAAGCGTACGGCCCAGGGGGCATGGGAGACGGCCAAGGATGCTACACAGAAGATTAAGGAGACGGTTGTTGGGAAGGATGATGACGATAATGATCGTGGTGGCGGTGTTGGTGCTGTTGTTGATGAGTATGATGTTGAATTGAAAAGGAAGGGTTATGGTGAGAGTAAAGGTTATGATAAGAGTAAGGGTTATGGTGAGAATAAAGGTTATGATCAGAATAGGGGTTATTGA